Within Acidobacteriota bacterium, the genomic segment CGAGTCGTTCGAGTAGTGAACGAGCGAGGTCGCAATCACGCTTGTTCTCGAATACCCACTCGGCATCGATCGGATGCTCGATCACCTGTTGAAGAAAGGAAGCGGCGCGGTCGCGCTCGCCGTTGTCAATCGCCAGCTCGGCGGCGTAGGTCAACGTCACGCTGTTTGAGGGGGCGATTTCAAGCGCGCGTTCGAGAAGCTCGCGGCTGCGTTTGCGGCTGCCACCCAGAATCCTCGGCGCTTTGTGTTCGAGCCGTCCGAGCACACGCAGCGGTCCCGCGTCATGATAACTTTCGCTGATAGCAGCCGCCCTCTTCAGCTCGGCGCGGGCCCACCGAAGCGCTCGCGCCCCTCTTATGCCGCGATCGACCTCGGCGAAAAGGGAAAGGTTTACCCCTACCCAGAAATGCCCCTCGACTCGCTCGGGATTGAGGGCGATGGCGCGTTCGCCTGCGCCGATGCCGGCGCTGTAGAGCTGCTTGCCGGAGTCGCGCGAGCCGGCTTGCTGACCGAGGAAGAAAAGCGCTCGCGCAAGGCGCCACTGCACCTCGTAACGGTCGCTGCCGCCTCGCGCGCCTGAGAGCATCATGACAGACTCTCTCACCGCGCCGGGCTCCGCGCGTTGTCTGTACAGTTCGTCGGAACGACCGACTACAGCGAGAAGATCATCGGTGGGCATACGCAAGAAGCATGATGTAATTTCCGATTTGCGATTTGCGATTGCCGATTTCAGTGGTGCGGTGCAAGGTCGGCAATCGGCAATCGGCAATCGCAAATCGGAAATTCCCGGTGGTGGTATTCCGGCCTTTTTTCACGCGCTCTCTACCTCGACGCAATCTTCTTCAAGTGCTCGCGGGTGAAGATCGAATCGCTCAAGTTCTGATCGTACTTCACCTCGACGGCTTCAAAATCAATCTTCTTAAGCCGGGCGCGATTGTCGATGCTCCAGCGCAAGCGAGTCCAATGACCGGCGATCTGCTCCATCTTGCTGACCGCGAGGCGGCGGGCCAGCTCGGAATGATTGTCGTAAAACTCTGCTTGCAGCGCCGCGAAATTTTGCTTTGAGATCAGCAAGACCAGACGGGGGAACTTTGACTCCGCGCCTTGTTTGAGCTTGCCGTCGAGGCGATAGACGGCTGTTGCTTCGTACGTGTCCTCACCGGCGAGGACAAAGTCGTATTTCTCCGGTTGACTCTCTGCGAGTTCTTGAGGCGTCAAACCGAACAGCGCGTCTTCACTTGTGGCGTCGGTGGCGACCAGGAAGCTATCGGTGCTCTGCACATAACGAACGGCTTCGATTCGGCCGTCAGGAAAGACCGTTATCAACCCGTCGCGGTCGCGTTCTTCAACCGGAGCGGTAAACTCGACCAACATCATAAGCCGTCCGTCCGGCTCACGCTTTCGATAGATGGTCAACTGGATCTGCCGCGGCGCGGTGAGCTCCCCAAGTCCAACTGATGGGCTCTGGCCGTTGATCTGCGCGCGCATCTTGATCGTCGAGTTGCGGCTGTTGTCGATCGCGCGATATCGCTCGATGATTTGCGCGGCATCGATCTCCGTGGAATGCGGGCTGTTTTCGTTCTTAGGATTCGCCGGACTTCCCTCTGGCTTCTTTTGGCATCCGGCCAATGAGATAAACATCAGACAGGTACAGGCTATGCGCCGACCCCTGGTCAAGGACGGCCCGCTGTAGTTCGCTCGGGGGGATGAGCTTTTGGCTGTTCGTTGGATTTCAGACTCGGCAAGATTTGGCATTGATGTGTCGGACGCGCTCAGCTTCATTCTTCCTTCTTTCCCAACGCCGCGCCTGCAAACAGTTTCGACTTCATCAGCACCGGCAGCAGTATCAGATCGGCCGCGAGGCAAGCGGCGATCGTCAGCGCCCACAGAAGCCCCGCTACGCGCAGCGGCACAAACGACGATAGCACGAAAATCAGAAAAGCCGCGATCAGCATGACATTAGCAAGGACCATCGGTTTGCCGGTCCGCAGCATCGTCAACCATATCGCCCATCCTTCGTCGGTTGGCGGCGGAATAGGGAGCCGGGCATCGGTAGATGAGGACT encodes:
- a CDS encoding TRAP transporter TatT component family protein; the encoded protein is MRESVMMLSGARGGSDRYEVQWRLARALFFLGQQAGSRDSGKQLYSAGIGAGERAIALNPERVEGHFWVGVNLSLFAEVDRGIRGARALRWARAELKRAAAISESYHDAGPLRVLGRLEHKAPRILGGSRKRSRELLERALEIAPSNSVTLTYAAELAIDNGERDRAASFLQQVIEHPIDAEWVFENKRDCDLARSLLERLAQS
- a CDS encoding outer membrane lipoprotein-sorting protein, translating into MFISLAGCQKKPEGSPANPKNENSPHSTEIDAAQIIERYRAIDNSRNSTIKMRAQINGQSPSVGLGELTAPRQIQLTIYRKREPDGRLMMLVEFTAPVEERDRDGLITVFPDGRIEAVRYVQSTDSFLVATDATSEDALFGLTPQELAESQPEKYDFVLAGEDTYEATAVYRLDGKLKQGAESKFPRLVLLISKQNFAALQAEFYDNHSELARRLAVSKMEQIAGHWTRLRWSIDNRARLKKIDFEAVEVKYDQNLSDSIFTREHLKKIASR